A portion of the Halodesulfovibrio aestuarii DSM 17919 = ATCC 29578 genome contains these proteins:
- a CDS encoding SPOR domain-containing protein, translating into MGFAPITSKDKDTGKKLFTFSLRLPELIGLNVIILVGFVWVFIFGLLVGRGYQPEEAVPELKHLMPSQQQVAEAPLMPIEQNIGSETSASSSNSSATRPLSTAQAKPITEQQKESVIKPEQLNFFEQLKAKEASNSPATARKPKTAHVVATHQKTAHVAPQKVVPIPKKTTESKPSVQNQQAALEKNAVQFEYIYQVAASTNKEAASTLRKTIAAKGFTTSLATAVINSTQWYRVNVHFVGSPADLSGFKSRLAVAGYSNPLLKKKKQR; encoded by the coding sequence ATGGGCTTTGCACCGATTACATCAAAAGATAAAGACACAGGGAAAAAGCTTTTCACTTTTTCCCTGCGTCTTCCTGAGCTTATTGGCCTGAACGTCATTATTCTTGTCGGATTTGTCTGGGTCTTTATCTTTGGCCTGCTTGTAGGCCGAGGCTACCAGCCGGAAGAAGCAGTGCCGGAACTGAAGCACCTTATGCCCTCGCAGCAGCAAGTGGCAGAAGCTCCTCTTATGCCTATTGAACAGAATATTGGTTCGGAGACTTCAGCAAGTTCCAGCAACTCATCCGCAACGCGCCCTCTTAGCACTGCACAGGCCAAGCCCATTACAGAACAGCAAAAAGAGAGCGTTATCAAACCTGAGCAGTTAAACTTTTTTGAGCAGTTAAAAGCCAAGGAAGCATCAAATAGTCCGGCCACTGCACGCAAGCCTAAAACAGCACACGTTGTTGCGACGCATCAAAAAACGGCTCACGTAGCTCCCCAAAAGGTTGTACCAATACCTAAAAAGACTACGGAATCCAAACCATCTGTACAAAACCAACAAGCAGCACTTGAAAAAAATGCTGTTCAATTTGAATACATTTATCAGGTTGCCGCATCTACTAATAAAGAGGCTGCATCCACACTTCGCAAGACCATCGCGGCTAAAGGATTTACAACATCGTTAGCCACTGCAGTTATCAACTCCACTCAATGGTATCGCGTAAATGTACACTTTGTCGGTTCTCCTGCAGATCTCTCAGGCTTCAAAAGCCGTCTTGCTGTCGCAGGATACAGCAATCCGTTATTGAAAAAGAAAAAGCAGCGTTAA
- a CDS encoding ABC transporter ATP-binding protein — MSTTTWDIEIQDLWGGYNDTKVLKGINGELPAGKISIILGGSGCGKSTLLRHILGLNRPMQGSIQIGGYDFFALDTKQFRKIRRRMGVLFQDGALLGSLTLGQNVGLPLSEHTKLPQATIRKIVLHKLGLVGLADYIDYYPNELSGGMRKRAGLARAIVMDPQILLCDEPTSGLDPINAAEMDQLLLSMKEHFPSMSIIVVSHDLESLHKIADNVLVINQGQAAYCGNLEGLQSSKDPYLRQLLRRQPNSIKQPSIDLGADIKAELANWLEK, encoded by the coding sequence ATGTCAACGACTACATGGGACATTGAAATACAAGACCTCTGGGGAGGGTATAATGATACCAAAGTCCTCAAAGGTATTAACGGCGAGCTTCCTGCCGGGAAAATATCTATCATTCTTGGTGGATCCGGTTGTGGGAAATCAACTCTTCTCCGGCACATCCTTGGCCTCAACCGCCCGATGCAAGGCAGTATCCAGATTGGTGGATACGACTTTTTTGCACTGGATACAAAACAGTTCAGAAAAATTCGCCGCCGCATGGGAGTACTTTTTCAAGATGGTGCCCTGCTTGGTTCCCTCACACTTGGCCAGAATGTCGGGCTGCCGCTTTCCGAACATACGAAACTTCCGCAGGCAACGATTCGTAAAATTGTGCTGCATAAACTTGGTTTAGTCGGCCTTGCGGACTACATAGACTACTACCCGAACGAACTTTCCGGCGGGATGAGAAAACGTGCGGGACTTGCACGAGCAATTGTAATGGATCCCCAAATTTTACTATGCGACGAACCGACATCCGGTCTTGATCCCATCAACGCAGCAGAAATGGATCAGCTGTTACTCAGCATGAAGGAACATTTTCCTTCTATGTCTATTATAGTGGTAAGTCATGATTTAGAAAGTCTGCACAAAATTGCCGACAATGTTCTCGTCATCAATCAGGGTCAGGCTGCTTACTGCGGAAATCTTGAAGGATTACAGAGCAGTAAGGATCCTTACCTAAGACAGCTTCTTAGAAGACAACCAAACAGCATTAAGCAGCCTTCAATCGACCTTGGAGCAGACATTAAAGCTGAATTAGCTAACTGGCTAGAAAAGTAG
- a CDS encoding LysO family transporter, with protein MLITILCILIGIPLGFLFRHNKCIVDNVNRLTMWSIYALLFMLGVTTGSNETIITQLGTIGVQAACISACCVLGSASAVFLLDKFILKGQFDER; from the coding sequence ATGCTTATCACCATCCTATGCATTCTGATAGGAATTCCGCTTGGTTTCCTCTTTCGCCACAACAAATGTATTGTCGACAACGTGAACCGCCTCACAATGTGGTCCATCTACGCGCTCCTGTTTATGCTTGGCGTAACAACGGGTTCAAATGAAACCATAATTACACAGCTTGGCACCATCGGCGTACAAGCTGCATGCATCAGTGCCTGCTGCGTGCTGGGAAGTGCAAGCGCTGTCTTTCTGCTAGATAAATTCATTCTGAAAGGACAATTCGATGAAAGGTAG
- the tpx gene encoding thiol peroxidase, whose amino-acid sequence MSERSGIITFQGNGLTLQGSPIEVGDSAPDFSVLTTELAPKTLADYTGKVILLVTVPSLDTPVCDVEARRFNQEAADLHEDIKVLTVSTDLPFAQARWCGASGIESVEVLSDHKDLSLGLAYGVAIKELRLLARSVFVINRDQKIVYSQIVPEVTDEPDYEAAIKAAQAAL is encoded by the coding sequence ATGTCTGAACGTTCTGGTATCATCACTTTCCAAGGAAACGGCCTTACACTTCAAGGGTCACCAATTGAAGTTGGCGATTCTGCACCTGACTTCTCCGTGCTCACTACAGAATTAGCACCAAAAACCCTTGCAGATTACACAGGAAAAGTAATTCTTCTGGTAACTGTTCCTTCTCTTGATACTCCAGTATGCGACGTTGAAGCCCGTCGTTTCAATCAAGAAGCAGCAGATCTTCATGAAGATATTAAAGTGCTGACAGTATCTACAGACCTTCCGTTTGCACAGGCTCGCTGGTGCGGTGCTTCAGGAATTGAATCTGTTGAAGTACTATCTGACCACAAAGACCTTTCACTTGGCCTCGCGTATGGCGTTGCGATTAAAGAACTGCGTCTCCTCGCCCGTTCAGTATTCGTCATCAACCGTGACCAAAAGATTGTTTACTCCCAAATCGTTCCGGAAGTAACCGATGAACCGGATTACGAAGCTGCGATCAAAGCAGCGCAAGCCGCTTTATAA
- a CDS encoding MlaE family ABC transporter permease, with translation MQQQTGFQTNPIAALGRSTIDFVNSLGEIFLFFLEGASLIVSSPKQLTKIIRQVYFIGSKSLFVISLIGIFTGMVLGLQGYYTLVKFGSEGLLGAAVSLTLIRELGPVLTAIMVTGRAGSSMAAEIGVMRISDQIDALDVMDINPMAYLVSPRIAASIICFPLLTALFDVIGILGGYLTGVTMLGINSGVYFYRIDTSVVMSDITEGFLKAFVFGIIVATISCYQGYNTHKRTDSVGPESVSNSTTAAVVLSCVLILVSDYVITSFLL, from the coding sequence ATGCAACAGCAAACAGGCTTCCAGACTAACCCGATAGCCGCGCTTGGCCGCTCAACTATCGATTTCGTCAATAGTCTGGGGGAAATTTTTCTTTTTTTCTTAGAAGGTGCCAGCCTCATCGTCTCCTCCCCGAAGCAACTGACTAAAATTATTCGTCAGGTGTATTTTATCGGGTCTAAATCCCTTTTCGTTATTTCGCTTATCGGAATATTTACCGGTATGGTACTAGGGCTTCAAGGATACTATACACTGGTCAAATTTGGTTCTGAAGGATTGCTCGGAGCAGCGGTATCTCTCACACTCATCCGCGAACTAGGGCCAGTTCTTACTGCAATAATGGTTACCGGTCGTGCCGGCTCATCAATGGCAGCAGAAATCGGGGTCATGCGTATATCTGACCAGATCGATGCACTTGATGTTATGGACATCAACCCGATGGCCTATCTTGTTTCACCACGAATTGCAGCCAGCATTATATGCTTCCCGCTGCTTACGGCACTCTTCGACGTTATTGGCATTTTAGGTGGCTATCTGACTGGTGTTACAATGCTCGGCATTAATTCCGGTGTATACTTCTACAGAATCGACACCAGTGTTGTCATGTCGGATATCACCGAAGGCTTTTTAAAAGCATTTGTCTTCGGAATCATTGTTGCCACAATCAGCTGCTACCAAGGGTATAATACGCACAAACGAACAGACAGTGTCGGCCCTGAAAGTGTTTCTAACTCAACAACCGCCGCTGTTGTACTTTCCTGTGTACTAATTCTGGTAAGTGACTACGTAATCACTTCCTTCCTCTTATAA
- a CDS encoding basic amino acid ABC transporter substrate-binding protein yields MLKKIVLALVVVAMTASFAFAQKTIVIAHDATWPPMEFVDQNKNIVGYSVDYCDAIAKELGLTVEHKSVAWDGIFAGLVGRKYDMISSSVSITPERQKKFDFSDPYFEVTQAVILPIDASGASLTDLKGKTLGGQLGTTGVFVAKRAEGVNTKEYDEIGFAIEALYTGRIDGVICDDAIAADYVLRNPKYAGKFKLAFIVKSDKPEYYGFVVKKGNKELLDLLNKGIAAVKAKGIEAELRKKWIGQ; encoded by the coding sequence ATGCTGAAAAAAATAGTTCTTGCGCTGGTAGTTGTTGCAATGACCGCTTCCTTCGCCTTCGCACAAAAAACAATCGTGATTGCACATGACGCGACTTGGCCGCCAATGGAATTTGTTGATCAAAACAAAAATATTGTGGGCTATTCTGTTGATTACTGCGATGCTATAGCTAAAGAACTCGGCCTCACCGTTGAACACAAAAGTGTTGCATGGGATGGTATCTTTGCGGGCTTAGTTGGTAGAAAATATGACATGATTTCTTCATCCGTATCTATCACTCCTGAACGCCAGAAAAAATTTGACTTCTCTGACCCTTACTTTGAAGTAACTCAGGCCGTAATTCTTCCTATCGACGCATCCGGCGCTTCACTTACCGACCTCAAAGGCAAGACGCTTGGTGGCCAGCTTGGTACTACCGGTGTGTTTGTGGCAAAACGTGCTGAAGGTGTTAACACTAAAGAATATGATGAAATCGGCTTTGCTATTGAAGCACTCTACACCGGCCGTATTGACGGCGTAATCTGTGATGATGCAATCGCAGCGGACTACGTGCTGCGTAATCCTAAATACGCTGGTAAATTCAAACTCGCATTCATCGTTAAATCCGATAAGCCTGAGTACTACGGTTTCGTAGTTAAAAAAGGCAATAAAGAACTCCTCGACCTCCTCAACAAAGGTATCGCAGCAGTAAAAGCTAAAGGCATTGAAGCCGAACTTCGCAAAAAGTGGATCGGTCAATAA
- a CDS encoding lysine exporter LysO family protein has translation MKGSLIILTFFIAGCFVGHMDSVPTWLLNDALSTYVLYALLFLVGMSIGFDSHCWTILREMHLKVLLVPFAIFLGTAAGSIAAWCIIADMSMHDVLAVGAGFGYYSLSTVIITNLGDPLLGSVALLANIIREIITLLCTPFLVRFFGKLAPVASGGATAMDTTLPIIVKFTSERYGIIAVFSGMVLTVLVPFIVTFIMT, from the coding sequence ATGAAAGGTAGCCTCATTATCCTGACCTTCTTCATTGCAGGTTGCTTTGTGGGGCACATGGACTCTGTGCCGACATGGCTGCTTAACGATGCTCTTTCAACCTACGTGCTTTATGCCTTACTATTTCTGGTTGGGATGTCTATCGGGTTCGATTCTCACTGCTGGACTATTCTTCGTGAGATGCACCTGAAAGTTCTTCTGGTTCCTTTTGCTATTTTTCTAGGAACTGCAGCCGGTTCTATTGCCGCATGGTGTATTATTGCCGATATGTCGATGCATGATGTACTCGCCGTAGGTGCTGGCTTTGGCTACTATTCTCTTTCGACTGTTATTATAACGAATCTAGGCGACCCGCTTTTAGGTTCTGTTGCATTACTTGCAAATATTATACGCGAAATAATAACACTTTTATGCACCCCTTTTCTTGTCCGTTTTTTTGGTAAACTTGCACCTGTTGCATCCGGAGGAGCAACTGCAATGGATACAACCCTTCCGATAATTGTAAAGTTTACAAGCGAACGCTATGGCATCATAGCAGTCTTTAGCGGCATGGTTTTAACAGTGCTTGTACCGTTTATTGTAACCTTCATCATGACGTAG
- the mlaD gene encoding outer membrane lipid asymmetry maintenance protein MlaD, producing MKSYSKETAVGIFVLICLLCVGYLTIKLGKMQLGSSNTYTVYAKFESAAGLRAGAGVEIAGVPVGKVAGVSLDQEDYLATVALAIQNNVKLSDDIIASIKTSGLIGDKYIKLTPGGSPDLLEDGSEITDTESAVDIEELISKYVFGGV from the coding sequence ATGAAATCATACTCAAAAGAAACCGCTGTGGGCATTTTCGTTTTAATATGCCTGTTATGCGTCGGATATTTGACTATTAAGCTGGGAAAAATGCAGCTTGGTTCTTCAAATACATATACGGTATACGCAAAATTTGAATCTGCAGCAGGACTTCGCGCAGGCGCAGGGGTAGAAATTGCCGGAGTACCTGTCGGGAAAGTAGCAGGCGTATCACTTGATCAAGAAGACTACCTTGCAACTGTAGCCCTTGCGATTCAAAACAACGTTAAGCTCAGTGACGATATCATAGCTTCTATCAAGACAAGTGGACTTATTGGGGATAAGTACATAAAGCTTACGCCTGGCGGATCTCCGGACTTGTTAGAAGACGGCAGTGAAATCACTGATACAGAATCAGCTGTCGACATTGAAGAACTCATTAGTAAATACGTTTTCGGTGGAGTTTAA
- a CDS encoding MlaC/ttg2D family ABC transporter substrate-binding protein, with amino-acid sequence MTKTYKRLLSSVTCIFILILCLISTAFADAEHDAEEALRHAVNEISYTLKNASLQNVNEDSAVIADLEKMILNIFSMEEFSMRTVGRKWHSFTPTQKAKFKDAFIELLKVTYFKHVREYDGQNLAILGSRSNKGGTKVEVRTSVNYKNEDVPVNYRMLDENGKWMVYDVLVEGVSLVKNYRIQFKELLRKGTPEELIAKLQEKAQRVRQQQATVDTK; translated from the coding sequence ATGACTAAAACCTACAAAAGACTTTTATCATCTGTAACTTGCATTTTTATATTGATCTTGTGTCTTATAAGTACAGCATTTGCAGATGCGGAACATGACGCAGAAGAAGCATTACGTCATGCCGTTAATGAAATCTCATATACACTCAAGAATGCAAGCCTTCAGAATGTCAATGAAGACAGTGCCGTTATAGCTGACCTTGAGAAAATGATACTTAACATTTTTAGCATGGAAGAATTTTCTATGCGTACAGTCGGTAGAAAGTGGCATTCGTTCACTCCGACACAAAAAGCAAAATTTAAAGATGCTTTCATTGAATTGCTCAAAGTAACGTATTTTAAGCATGTTAGAGAATACGACGGACAAAACCTTGCGATTTTGGGTAGTCGTTCAAATAAAGGCGGTACAAAAGTCGAAGTTCGTACCTCCGTTAACTATAAAAACGAAGACGTACCAGTAAATTACCGTATGCTAGACGAAAACGGCAAATGGATGGTCTATGACGTATTAGTTGAAGGTGTAAGCCTTGTTAAAAACTACCGAATCCAGTTCAAGGAACTCTTACGCAAAGGTACACCTGAAGAGCTTATTGCAAAACTTCAGGAAAAAGCCCAGCGAGTACGTCAGCAGCAAGCAACAGTTGATACCAAATAA
- a CDS encoding MlaA family lipoprotein — MRNCFWLILALLIVNTQPAYADGEIPLAMSNDTFLSPPVTSLLYSSSTLVADNDDPFSDEPEFFDDSSDYFDDSEYDEENSAVAVTDPLEGWNRMWFSINDWLYIDVGKPAHAAYRIVVPTFARETLDNVVINWFGMPRRFINAILQAKFALAGIEFSRFVVNTAFGFGGMIDIAKDLKPVIPHTGEKEDLGQTFGTWGIPAGPYLVLPFFGASNFRDTAGLVGGAFLPPSLDPVYLNYALFAGAQFNTLDKRITVYEDIVGTAIEPYIALRNAYSQLRTAQIEN; from the coding sequence ATGCGAAACTGTTTTTGGCTTATTCTTGCTCTTCTCATTGTTAACACACAGCCAGCGTATGCGGATGGAGAAATTCCGTTAGCAATGTCTAACGACACATTTCTTTCCCCCCCTGTTACGTCTCTGCTCTATTCATCATCCACACTTGTTGCGGACAATGATGACCCTTTCAGTGATGAACCAGAATTTTTTGATGACTCATCAGACTATTTTGATGACTCAGAGTATGATGAAGAAAATTCGGCTGTAGCCGTAACCGACCCTCTCGAGGGCTGGAACAGAATGTGGTTTAGTATCAACGATTGGTTATACATCGACGTTGGTAAGCCCGCACACGCTGCATACCGTATTGTAGTTCCTACATTTGCGCGCGAGACACTTGATAACGTCGTTATAAACTGGTTTGGCATGCCTCGCAGATTTATTAACGCAATTCTGCAGGCTAAATTTGCACTTGCCGGCATTGAGTTCTCTCGATTTGTGGTAAACACAGCATTCGGCTTTGGCGGTATGATTGACATTGCCAAAGACCTAAAACCTGTTATTCCACACACTGGTGAAAAAGAAGATCTTGGCCAAACCTTCGGAACTTGGGGCATACCTGCTGGGCCATACCTTGTTCTACCATTCTTTGGTGCGTCCAACTTTCGTGATACCGCAGGCCTTGTCGGGGGAGCTTTCCTGCCTCCTTCGTTAGATCCTGTTTACTTAAACTACGCTCTCTTTGCTGGGGCTCAGTTCAATACATTGGACAAACGAATCACAGTGTACGAAGATATTGTAGGCACCGCAATTGAACCATACATAGCCTTGCGCAACGCGTATTCTCAGTTGCGTACAGCACAGATTGAAAACTAA
- a CDS encoding dihydrolipoyl dehydrogenase family protein — protein MTKVEKPDVLVIGSGPAGGAVARICSAKGKQVVVADYQPFGGTCPLRGCEPKKFLFDVTNVALRRKHMTERGLHGCIAVDWNKMMTAMAEMRDPIPSLVEQFYEKQGITGVHGKAKFLSPDTVVINRKKYQPENIVIATGATPRAVDFEGHELMISTDEFFEMKELPPRIVFVGGGFIAFELAHIAAIAGSQVDIVLRSDRFLRRFDSSLVDCMLEASRDLGIRLHTMMPPNSLKQEGNDLILSAGEDDIGFRADCVVLAAGRVAHVEELDPKKGQLELNKKGGISVNEFMQSTTNSRVYAAGDVVGNSMELTPVASMEGLVVASNILNGNNENPDYSVVPYTLFTHPPLSSVGLREEEIKANNIPYKVFEGSASGWSEYRRLGEQYPSYKIVVSRTDDTILGATINGHNSEEIINIFAFAMRTKTTVAELNKWLWAYPSFGYTIRYMLK, from the coding sequence ATGACTAAAGTGGAAAAGCCCGATGTGCTTGTAATCGGTTCAGGACCAGCGGGGGGAGCTGTTGCGCGCATCTGTTCAGCCAAAGGTAAGCAGGTAGTGGTGGCTGATTATCAGCCTTTTGGTGGAACGTGTCCGCTGCGAGGATGTGAGCCTAAAAAATTTCTTTTTGATGTAACAAACGTAGCACTTCGCCGTAAACATATGACTGAAAGAGGATTGCACGGCTGTATTGCTGTTGATTGGAATAAGATGATGACAGCAATGGCAGAAATGCGCGATCCCATCCCCTCACTTGTGGAGCAATTCTACGAAAAGCAAGGTATCACAGGGGTTCATGGCAAGGCAAAATTTCTTTCTCCTGATACTGTTGTCATTAACAGAAAAAAGTATCAGCCGGAGAACATTGTTATAGCAACCGGAGCAACTCCTCGCGCTGTTGATTTCGAAGGGCACGAGTTAATGATATCTACTGATGAATTTTTTGAGATGAAAGAGCTTCCACCGCGTATAGTGTTCGTCGGTGGTGGGTTTATTGCGTTTGAGTTGGCACATATTGCTGCTATCGCTGGTTCGCAGGTAGATATTGTACTGCGAAGTGACCGTTTTTTACGACGATTTGATTCTTCTCTTGTGGATTGCATGCTTGAAGCAAGCCGGGATTTGGGGATACGGCTTCATACCATGATGCCCCCTAATTCTCTTAAACAAGAAGGTAATGATCTGATATTGAGCGCAGGAGAAGATGATATCGGTTTTAGGGCTGACTGTGTTGTGCTGGCGGCTGGACGGGTTGCGCATGTTGAAGAATTGGACCCAAAAAAAGGTCAGTTGGAGTTGAATAAAAAGGGTGGAATTTCCGTTAATGAGTTTATGCAAAGCACTACAAACTCACGCGTCTACGCAGCGGGTGATGTCGTTGGGAATAGCATGGAATTAACGCCGGTAGCATCAATGGAAGGTCTCGTGGTTGCTAGCAATATCCTCAATGGTAATAATGAAAACCCAGACTATTCCGTAGTACCGTATACGCTTTTTACACATCCGCCGCTAAGCTCTGTAGGCTTGCGTGAGGAAGAAATCAAAGCGAATAATATCCCGTACAAAGTTTTTGAAGGCAGTGCATCCGGATGGTCAGAATATCGCAGACTTGGTGAACAGTATCCTTCATATAAGATAGTCGTCTCCCGGACTGATGACACCATCCTCGGAGCAACTATTAACGGGCATAACTCTGAGGAGATAATTAACATCTTCGCCTTCGCTATGCGGACAAAAACAACTGTGGCTGAGTTGAACAAATGGCTCTGGGCGTATCCATCTTTCGGGTACACAATCAGGTATATGCTTAAATAG
- a CDS encoding amino acid ABC transporter permease, which produces MSVEKKEVRIAVTDGMLIPSGKDKSIITAWSISLIFAISSIIYLCVKNPDPYLDILKFLPDGILVTFEVTVSAILLTIPIGLATGMGRLSENKIINLIASTYVEIIRGIPLLVQLFFIYYAIGEFVQLPDLTAAIIAMSVCYGAYMGEVFRAGIDAVDCGQTEAARSLGFNKTETMFMVILPQAWRTILPPVGNEFIALLKDSSLVSILAVSELLRRGREYASVTFNYFECYLMVALIYLIITLLLSKGVSIMENKLNYYDD; this is translated from the coding sequence ATGAGCGTAGAAAAAAAAGAAGTACGCATTGCCGTTACAGACGGCATGCTTATTCCATCCGGCAAAGACAAAAGCATTATTACAGCCTGGAGCATTTCGCTTATTTTTGCGATTAGTTCCATCATTTACCTTTGTGTAAAAAATCCGGATCCATATCTGGATATTCTCAAATTTTTACCAGATGGAATTCTGGTTACCTTTGAAGTGACAGTCAGTGCTATTCTGCTCACTATTCCCATCGGGCTTGCAACCGGCATGGGAAGACTGTCCGAAAATAAAATTATCAACCTTATTGCCTCAACCTATGTAGAAATTATTCGCGGTATTCCACTTCTGGTTCAACTATTTTTCATCTATTATGCAATTGGTGAATTTGTTCAATTACCAGACCTCACCGCTGCAATCATTGCCATGTCCGTATGTTATGGTGCTTACATGGGTGAAGTATTCCGTGCGGGTATTGATGCGGTAGATTGTGGACAGACTGAGGCAGCGCGTTCTCTTGGCTTTAACAAGACAGAGACTATGTTTATGGTTATTCTTCCACAGGCTTGGAGAACTATTCTTCCACCTGTCGGCAACGAATTCATTGCCTTGCTCAAAGACTCCTCACTTGTCTCAATCCTCGCGGTTTCCGAATTACTGCGCAGAGGCAGAGAATATGCGTCCGTTACTTTTAACTATTTCGAATGTTACCTTATGGTAGCTCTCATCTACCTGATAATTACTCTCCTTCTTTCAAAAGGAGTAAGCATCATGGAAAACAAGCTGAATTACTATGACGACTAA
- a CDS encoding amino acid ABC transporter ATP-binding protein: MTTNPIIQVENVYKFFGQLTALNDVSLNIASGEKVVILGPSGSGKSTLLRSINRLEKINKGHIIVDGQDITAPDCNINAVRQELGMVFQSFNLFPHKTVLGNLTMAPMRLKKMPKNEAEAISLELLKKVGISDKAHVFPSKLSGGQQQRVAIARALAMNPKIMLFDEPTSALDPEMIGEVLDVMTNLAKEGMTMVCVTHEMGFAREVADRLVFMDHGEIIEQGTPEEFFTNPKHPRLKQFLEQIL, translated from the coding sequence ATGACGACTAATCCAATCATCCAAGTAGAAAACGTCTACAAGTTTTTTGGACAGCTCACAGCGCTTAATGATGTAAGCCTGAACATTGCTTCAGGTGAAAAAGTCGTTATCCTCGGGCCATCTGGTTCTGGTAAATCAACATTACTACGCTCCATCAACCGCCTTGAAAAAATAAACAAAGGCCACATCATAGTTGACGGTCAGGATATTACTGCACCGGATTGCAATATCAACGCCGTACGTCAAGAGCTGGGCATGGTATTCCAGAGCTTTAACCTGTTCCCGCATAAAACAGTGCTGGGTAACCTGACAATGGCTCCAATGCGCCTTAAAAAAATGCCAAAAAATGAAGCAGAGGCCATCTCTCTGGAACTGCTTAAAAAAGTTGGTATATCTGACAAGGCACATGTGTTCCCTTCCAAGTTGTCCGGTGGTCAACAGCAGCGCGTTGCTATCGCTCGAGCCCTTGCCATGAATCCGAAAATAATGCTCTTCGATGAGCCTACTTCTGCACTCGACCCTGAAATGATCGGCGAAGTACTCGACGTTATGACAAACCTTGCCAAAGAAGGCATGACCATGGTCTGCGTAACTCATGAAATGGGTTTTGCACGTGAAGTGGCAGATCGGCTTGTATTTATGGATCACGGTGAAATCATCGAACAGGGAACGCCTGAAGAATTCTTCACAAACCCTAAGCATCCTCGACTCAAGCAATTCCTTGAACAAATTCTCTAA
- a CDS encoding cupin domain-containing protein — MHKNSIPESRSFNPDRMHVQLVHESENVKVMNFNLKAGQEMPVHSHNLDGELVMVVLSGEGQLLGEHGVLDSITAGDVLICEIKVPHGVRASKDMSLVVTIAPPI; from the coding sequence ATGCATAAAAATAGTATTCCAGAAAGTCGTAGTTTTAATCCTGACCGGATGCACGTGCAGCTGGTTCACGAATCGGAAAACGTTAAGGTCATGAACTTTAATTTGAAAGCTGGACAGGAAATGCCAGTGCATTCACATAATCTGGACGGCGAGCTTGTGATGGTTGTGCTCAGCGGTGAAGGACAGCTTCTTGGTGAGCATGGTGTGCTTGATTCTATAACAGCTGGTGACGTTCTGATTTGCGAAATAAAAGTGCCGCATGGTGTTCGGGCTTCAAAAGATATGAGTCTGGTTGTAACCATTGCACCTCCAATTTAA